The Denitrificimonas caeni genome has a segment encoding these proteins:
- the galE gene encoding UDP-glucose 4-epimerase GalE → MKHSILVTGGAGYIGSHTTLALLEAGHNVIVLDNLANSSLESLRRVERICGRAATFIEGDIRDRALLDSIFVRHSIQAVLHFAGLKAVGESVEQPLAYYENNVSGSVVLFQAMAAAGVFNLVFSSSATVYGEPKQMPISEDCPTGTPTNPYGRSKLMIEEILRDLAISEQRWSIALLRYFNPVGAHHSGLIGEDPNGIPNNLLPYISQVAVGKLQQLSVYGDDYPTVDGTGVRDYIHVVDLADGHLKALAAIAKSQGVHIWNLGTGQGYSVLQMITAFEQAAKVKVPYKIVDRRSGDIAECWADPNKAAAELDWQALHSLDDMMRDTWRWQQSNPDGFNA, encoded by the coding sequence ATGAAACACTCAATTTTAGTTACCGGTGGTGCAGGTTATATTGGTTCGCACACCACCTTGGCACTGCTCGAAGCCGGCCATAATGTCATCGTGCTAGACAACCTAGCTAACAGCTCACTGGAGTCATTGCGCCGCGTTGAGCGTATTTGCGGTAGAGCGGCTACCTTTATTGAAGGCGATATTCGCGACCGTGCTCTGTTAGATTCAATTTTTGTGCGCCACTCCATTCAAGCAGTCTTGCATTTTGCAGGCTTAAAAGCGGTGGGTGAAAGCGTAGAGCAACCACTGGCTTACTATGAGAATAACGTCAGCGGCAGTGTGGTGCTGTTTCAAGCAATGGCTGCAGCGGGCGTGTTTAATCTGGTGTTTAGCTCATCCGCTACTGTCTATGGCGAACCTAAGCAGATGCCAATTAGTGAAGACTGCCCTACTGGTACGCCAACCAATCCCTATGGCCGCTCCAAGCTGATGATTGAAGAGATACTGCGTGATCTGGCTATCTCTGAGCAGCGCTGGAGTATTGCGCTACTGCGTTACTTTAATCCAGTTGGCGCACATCACAGTGGCCTGATAGGTGAAGACCCCAATGGTATCCCTAACAACCTCTTGCCTTATATCAGTCAGGTTGCTGTGGGCAAACTGCAACAGTTGTCTGTCTACGGTGACGATTATCCAACCGTAGATGGCACTGGGGTACGTGATTATATCCATGTGGTCGATTTGGCTGATGGTCACTTAAAAGCTTTAGCTGCCATTGCTAAATCGCAAGGTGTACATATTTGGAACCTGGGTACAGGGCAGGGTTATAGCGTACTGCAAATGATTACAGCTTTTGAGCAAGCAGCCAAAGTGAAGGTGCCTTATAAAATAGTAGATCGCCGCAGTGGTGATATTGCCGAGTGCTGGGCCGATCCTAATAAAGCAGCCGCAGAGTTGGATTGGCAAGCATTGCATAGCTTAGACGATATGATGCGTGACACTTGGCGCTGGCAACAAAGTAATCCAGACGGCTTTAATGCCTAA
- a CDS encoding TRAP transporter permease yields MSDKHLSAEELIAQDSGARLPEGIMAQVIAGLALLWSLFQLWIASPLPFMLRIGVFNDTETRSIHLTFALLLAFLAYPAFKRSPRNRVPLMDIALGLLAASCSAYLFVFYQQLALRPGSLITTDLVVACIGIPMLLEATRRTLGPPLAIIALLFLVYSVAGPYMPSMLAHRGVSFTALANHQWITTEGVFGIALGVSTSFVFLFVLFGALLERAGAGNYFIQLAFSLLGHMRGGPAKAAVVASGLTGMISGSSIANVVTTGTFTIPMMKKVGFSSEKAGAVEVASSVNGQIMPPVMGAAAFLMVEYVGISYLEIIKHAFLPAAISYIALLYIVHLEALKLGMQPIGTQQAKPWLRRLVGFAFGTALISGISLLVYYGLGWLKPALGEHALLGIGILLAITYLGLLKIAASNPPLPIEDPDKPLEELPKTRTVLLSGLHFILPVIVLVWCLMIERLSPGLSAFWGSVMLIFILLTQRPILTWMRSDRSYNHGGWLDGALDLREGMIAGARNMIGIGIATAAAGMIVGAVSQTGVGLVLADLVELLSMGNLLLMLILTAVFSLILGMGLPTTANYIVVSSLLAPVVVALGQQNGLIVPLIAVHLFVFYFGIMADVTPPVGLASFAAAAVSKGDPIKTGIQAFYYSLRTALLPFLFIFNTDLLLINVSFMHGILIFIVATVAMLIFAAGTQGWFITRSRWYESILLLLVAFTLFRPGFWMDIVHDPYQDIPPSQMVQALGQVDEGSQLRLRIQGEDDLGEPQEFVILLPVPAGESGEARLHALGLTLIEEDGKTLIDNVAFASEAADLGLEFDQEIVLVRAPTDRMRKEIMWIPGLLLLLAVCALQWRRKRLIKPQLKTSDPQAAH; encoded by the coding sequence ATGTCCGATAAACACCTTTCCGCTGAAGAACTGATTGCCCAAGATTCAGGTGCGCGTTTGCCTGAGGGCATCATGGCGCAAGTTATCGCTGGTTTGGCTTTACTCTGGTCACTGTTTCAACTCTGGATTGCCTCACCACTGCCATTTATGCTGCGCATTGGTGTATTTAACGACACTGAAACCCGCTCAATTCACTTAACCTTTGCCTTACTTTTAGCTTTTTTAGCCTATCCAGCCTTTAAGCGCTCACCACGCAACCGTGTGCCTTTAATGGATATAGCCCTAGGTTTGCTAGCGGCTTCTTGCTCTGCATACTTATTTGTTTTTTATCAGCAACTGGCTTTGCGCCCCGGTAGTTTAATCACTACTGACTTGGTCGTTGCTTGCATTGGTATTCCAATGCTACTGGAGGCCACGCGGCGTACTTTAGGGCCACCACTGGCAATCATCGCCTTACTTTTTTTAGTTTACAGTGTCGCCGGTCCCTATATGCCAAGCATGCTGGCACATCGCGGTGTCAGCTTTACTGCGTTGGCAAATCACCAATGGATCACCACTGAAGGTGTATTTGGTATTGCTCTTGGTGTCTCCACCAGCTTTGTTTTCTTGTTTGTCCTGTTTGGTGCTTTATTAGAGCGTGCCGGTGCCGGTAACTATTTTATTCAATTGGCTTTTAGCTTGCTCGGCCATATGCGCGGCGGCCCAGCTAAAGCTGCAGTGGTGGCCTCAGGCCTAACTGGCATGATCTCTGGCTCATCCATTGCCAACGTAGTCACCACCGGTACTTTCACTATTCCAATGATGAAAAAGGTTGGTTTTTCGTCAGAGAAAGCCGGCGCAGTTGAAGTAGCGTCATCGGTTAACGGACAAATCATGCCGCCAGTAATGGGCGCAGCGGCGTTTTTAATGGTGGAATACGTTGGTATTTCCTATTTGGAAATTATTAAGCATGCTTTTTTACCGGCTGCAATTTCCTATATTGCGCTACTCTATATCGTCCACTTAGAAGCGCTTAAACTAGGCATGCAACCCATCGGCACCCAGCAAGCCAAGCCTTGGCTGCGCCGTTTAGTGGGTTTTGCTTTTGGTACTGCGCTTATTTCAGGCATCTCTTTATTGGTGTATTACGGTTTAGGCTGGCTTAAACCGGCACTGGGTGAGCACGCACTGTTAGGTATTGGTATTTTGCTCGCTATCACCTATTTAGGCCTGCTTAAAATTGCTGCAAGCAATCCACCACTGCCCATAGAAGACCCTGATAAACCCTTAGAAGAACTACCAAAAACCCGTACCGTACTCCTATCCGGCTTGCACTTTATTTTGCCGGTGATCGTTCTGGTTTGGTGTTTGATGATTGAGCGTTTATCTCCTGGGCTTTCAGCATTCTGGGGCAGCGTGATGCTGATTTTTATCCTGTTGACCCAGCGTCCAATCCTGACCTGGATGCGCAGTGACCGCAGCTATAATCACGGTGGCTGGCTCGATGGTGCGCTTGATCTACGTGAAGGCATGATTGCCGGTGCGCGCAATATGATCGGCATTGGTATCGCTACAGCAGCAGCCGGCATGATTGTTGGTGCAGTATCACAAACCGGCGTTGGCTTGGTTTTGGCTGACCTAGTGGAACTGCTCTCAATGGGTAACTTGCTCTTGATGCTAATACTCACTGCCGTATTCAGTTTAATTCTTGGTATGGGCCTACCGACCACAGCCAACTATATTGTTGTCTCCAGCTTATTAGCACCTGTCGTGGTAGCGCTCGGCCAGCAAAACGGTTTAATTGTGCCCCTAATTGCCGTGCATCTGTTTGTTTTCTACTTTGGCATTATGGCTGATGTGACACCGCCTGTAGGCTTGGCATCCTTTGCTGCAGCAGCTGTATCTAAAGGCGACCCGATTAAAACAGGTATACAGGCTTTCTATTACAGCTTGCGAACGGCATTACTGCCATTTTTGTTCATCTTTAATACTGACTTACTGCTGATTAACGTTAGCTTTATGCACGGTATTTTGATCTTTATTGTCGCCACTGTAGCCATGTTAATTTTCGCAGCGGGTACTCAAGGCTGGTTTATCACCCGCAGTCGTTGGTACGAAAGTATCCTACTGCTGTTGGTCGCCTTTACCTTATTCCGCCCCGGCTTCTGGATGGATATAGTGCATGATCCTTACCAAGACATCCCTCCCAGCCAAATGGTTCAAGCCTTAGGCCAAGTTGATGAAGGCAGTCAATTACGTTTACGTATCCAAGGTGAAGATGACCTCGGTGAGCCACAGGAGTTTGTTATTTTACTTCCCGTACCAGCGGGCGAAAGTGGCGAAGCGCGTTTGCACGCTTTGGGCTTAACGTTGATCGAAGAAGATGGCAAAACGCTAATTGATAACGTTGCCTTTGCCAGTGAAGCTGCAGATTTAGGCTTAGAGTTTGATCAGGAAATTGTCTTAGTGCGCGCACCAACCGATCGTATGCGTAAAGAGATCATGTGGATTCCAGGCTTACTGCTGCTATTGGCTGTCTGCGCCTTACAATGGCGCAGAAAGCGCCTCATTAAGCCACAACTTAAAACCAGCGACCCGCAAGCAGCGCACTGA
- a CDS encoding TAXI family TRAP transporter solute-binding subunit: protein MKGKTLAWALSMTLAGMTLSGTAQAEEKYITIGTGGQTGVYYVAGQSICRFVNRDSKTSGIRCNAPASGGGVANVNGIRSGEFNFGVMQSDHQYKAMEGLPPFAAEGPMEDMRALFSLQSEVFTILARRDSHIANFDDLKGKRVNIGNPGSGQRDTLEEIMDKKGWDRKTFALAAELKPAEQASALNDNNIDAMTYFVGHPNGAIQEATTTVDAVLVPVTGPEIDTLLEEKSYYTKAEIPGGMYTGNDLPTPSIGGKAVLSTSSNTSPELVYQMVKSVFDNLDRFKRLHPAFKDLKAEEMIEVGLSAPLHEGAVRYYKEQGWM from the coding sequence ATTAAAGGCAAAACCCTAGCATGGGCCCTGTCCATGACCCTCGCAGGCATGACCTTGAGCGGAACTGCACAGGCCGAAGAGAAGTACATCACCATCGGTACCGGAGGACAAACCGGTGTTTACTATGTGGCAGGTCAATCCATATGCCGTTTTGTTAACCGTGACAGCAAAACCAGTGGCATTCGCTGTAATGCACCGGCCAGTGGCGGTGGCGTAGCCAACGTGAATGGTATTCGCAGCGGCGAATTTAACTTTGGGGTAATGCAGTCCGACCACCAGTACAAAGCGATGGAAGGTCTACCACCTTTCGCAGCTGAAGGTCCAATGGAAGATATGCGCGCGCTATTTTCACTGCAAAGTGAAGTTTTCACTATCCTAGCTCGTCGTGACTCACACATTGCCAACTTCGATGACTTAAAAGGTAAGCGCGTCAATATCGGCAACCCTGGCTCAGGTCAACGCGACACCCTTGAAGAAATTATGGATAAGAAAGGCTGGGATCGCAAAACCTTTGCTTTAGCTGCTGAACTAAAACCAGCCGAACAAGCTAGCGCCCTCAATGACAACAACATTGATGCAATGACTTACTTTGTCGGCCACCCCAACGGTGCTATCCAAGAAGCGACCACCACAGTAGATGCGGTTTTAGTTCCAGTCACTGGTCCTGAAATTGATACGCTGTTAGAAGAAAAAAGCTACTACACCAAAGCTGAGATTCCAGGTGGTATGTACACCGGTAATGACCTGCCCACACCATCAATTGGTGGTAAAGCAGTGCTCTCAACCAGCAGCAATACTAGCCCTGAACTGGTTTATCAAATGGTTAAATCAGTCTTTGATAACCTTGATCGCTTCAAGCGTTTGCACCCTGCCTTTAAAGATTTAAAAGCAGAAGAAATGATTGAAGTAGGTTTATCAGCGCCGCTACATGAAGGGGCTGTACGTTATTATAAAGAACAAGGCTGGATGTAA
- the argA gene encoding amino-acid N-acetyltransferase, with product MLDYVNSLRHSLPYINAHRERTFVVMLPGESIEHENFGNTVHDLVLLHSLGVRLVLAFGSRPQIEARLAAQGAQSHYHQDLRITDAATLSCVLDAVGQLRAFIEARLSMDMAASPMHGARLRVAGGNFVTARPLGVIDGIDYQHTGEVRRIDCKGINRLLDDRTIVLLPPIGYSPTGETFNLACEDIATRTAIELQADKLLLFSSEQGLMDSSGQLIRELPAQQAEHHLQRLKNSKQLEQRELLTAAVNACGGGVPRCHIISYHLDGALLSEMFTRDGCGTLVDQGQFEQVREAQIEDVGGLLELIRPLEEQGALVRRSRDLIEREITQFSIVERDGLIIACAALYPFPEQATGELACLAVHPDYRHGGRGDVLLERIEQRARALQLSSLFVLTTRTAHWFQERGFQACALEQLPSAKASLYNFQRNSKVFRKTLS from the coding sequence ATGCTCGATTACGTTAACTCGCTCCGCCACTCTCTGCCGTATATTAATGCCCACCGTGAGCGCACCTTTGTGGTTATGCTGCCCGGCGAAAGTATTGAGCATGAAAATTTTGGCAATACCGTCCATGACTTAGTGCTATTGCACAGCCTAGGTGTACGTTTAGTTTTAGCGTTTGGCTCACGTCCGCAAATTGAAGCGCGTTTAGCCGCGCAGGGCGCACAATCCCATTACCATCAGGACTTGCGTATCACTGACGCGGCAACCTTAAGCTGTGTGCTGGACGCAGTAGGCCAGTTACGTGCTTTTATTGAGGCGCGTTTATCGATGGATATGGCTGCTTCCCCCATGCATGGGGCGCGCTTACGAGTGGCGGGCGGTAACTTTGTTACAGCACGGCCATTAGGCGTGATTGATGGGATTGACTACCAGCACACTGGTGAAGTTCGCCGTATCGACTGCAAAGGAATTAACCGCTTACTCGATGACCGCACTATTGTTTTACTACCACCCATAGGGTACTCGCCCACCGGTGAAACTTTTAACCTTGCCTGTGAGGACATTGCAACCCGCACAGCCATTGAGTTGCAAGCAGATAAATTACTGCTGTTCAGCTCAGAGCAAGGATTAATGGATAGTTCCGGTCAATTGATTCGCGAGCTGCCAGCACAACAAGCAGAGCACCATTTGCAACGGCTTAAAAACAGTAAGCAACTTGAACAACGTGAGTTGCTCACAGCTGCCGTTAACGCCTGCGGCGGCGGCGTGCCACGCTGTCACATTATTAGCTACCACCTTGATGGCGCCCTGCTCTCAGAAATGTTTACCCGCGATGGTTGCGGCACCTTAGTCGACCAAGGTCAGTTTGAACAGGTACGTGAAGCGCAAATTGAAGATGTGGGCGGTTTACTTGAGTTAATCCGCCCGCTTGAGGAGCAAGGCGCTTTAGTACGTCGCTCACGGGATTTAATTGAACGCGAGATAACTCAGTTTAGTATTGTTGAGCGTGACGGTTTAATCATTGCTTGCGCAGCGCTCTATCCTTTCCCAGAGCAAGCCACAGGCGAGTTGGCCTGCCTAGCAGTGCACCCTGATTATCGCCACGGCGGTCGCGGTGATGTGCTGCTTGAACGTATTGAGCAGCGAGCGCGAGCCTTACAGCTAAGCTCACTCTTTGTTCTTACTACACGCACTGCACACTGGTTTCAAGAGCGTGGGTTTCAAGCCTGCGCTCTTGAGCAACTTCCCAGCGCCAAAGCATCACTGTATAACTTCCAACGTAACTCTAAGGTTTTTCGCAAAACCTTAAGCTAA
- a CDS encoding inorganic phosphate transporter: protein MELLTDYGFILLVLACLFGFFMAWGVGANDVANAMGTSVGSRALTIKQAIVIAMVFEFCGAYLAGGEVTETIKNGIVDIDVMTADLLVLGMMSALLASGTWLLIATNRGWPVSTTHTIIGAVVGFAAFGVSFDAVHWSAILPITASWVVTPFLSGVLAFGLFVSVQKLIINTDNPFDNAKRYVPIYMFITGFMVALMTLSKGLKHVGLDINSEQSVLLAVGAGILVMLLGIALLRRVQIAPDADRSTYFASVEKVFATLMIFTACSMAFAHGANDVANAVGPLAAIAGVIQNHGVGELTAKSAVPTWVLLLGAVGIVVGLATYGYKIIATVGRGITELTPSRGFAAELATASTVVGASAIGLPVSTTHTLVGAVLGIGLARGISALNLRVIGSIFMSWAITLPAGAFLAIVFFSILKLIFL from the coding sequence ATGGAACTTTTAACAGACTACGGCTTTATACTTTTAGTATTGGCCTGTCTCTTTGGTTTTTTCATGGCTTGGGGCGTTGGTGCCAATGACGTTGCCAATGCCATGGGTACTTCAGTGGGCTCACGCGCACTGACCATTAAACAAGCCATTGTTATAGCAATGGTATTTGAGTTCTGCGGTGCTTATTTAGCTGGTGGTGAGGTTACTGAAACCATCAAAAATGGCATTGTCGACATCGATGTAATGACCGCCGACCTACTGGTGCTGGGCATGATGTCAGCTCTTTTAGCCTCCGGAACATGGTTGTTAATTGCCACCAATCGAGGCTGGCCAGTATCGACTACGCACACCATTATTGGTGCTGTCGTTGGTTTTGCTGCCTTCGGTGTCTCTTTTGATGCAGTGCACTGGAGCGCCATTTTACCAATCACTGCCAGCTGGGTAGTCACACCTTTCCTTTCCGGTGTTTTAGCCTTTGGTTTGTTCGTCAGTGTGCAAAAGCTGATTATCAATACCGATAATCCTTTTGATAATGCCAAGCGTTATGTGCCTATTTATATGTTTATAACCGGCTTTATGGTCGCGTTAATGACCTTATCCAAAGGCCTTAAGCATGTTGGCCTTGATATCAATAGCGAGCAAAGTGTACTGCTGGCTGTGGGGGCTGGTATTTTAGTGATGCTACTGGGTATTGCTCTGTTACGCCGCGTACAGATTGCGCCTGACGCCGACCGCAGCACCTACTTTGCCAGTGTAGAAAAAGTCTTTGCCACTCTAATGATTTTTACTGCCTGTTCCATGGCTTTCGCTCACGGTGCTAATGATGTAGCTAATGCGGTAGGACCTTTGGCTGCGATTGCCGGCGTGATTCAAAACCACGGTGTTGGTGAGCTTACTGCTAAATCTGCAGTACCCACTTGGGTTTTATTGCTGGGTGCGGTGGGGATTGTGGTTGGTTTAGCCACCTACGGCTATAAAATCATTGCAACTGTCGGCCGCGGTATTACTGAGCTGACGCCAAGCCGTGGTTTTGCCGCCGAATTAGCCACAGCTTCGACTGTCGTCGGTGCTTCCGCGATCGGTTTGCCCGTTTCCACTACGCACACTCTAGTTGGCGCAGTTTTGGGGATTGGTCTAGCCCGTGGTATCAGCGCATTAAACCTGCGTGTGATTGGCTCAATCTTCATGTCATGGGCCATTACCTTGCCTGCTGGTGCGTTCCTCGCGATCGTATTCTTTAGTATTTTAAAATTGATCTTCCTCTAA
- a CDS encoding TIGR00153 family protein produces MSINPFVSLFGRSPIGPMQQHIAKAHECASNLVPFFQAVIAEDWSRVELVQQEMSRLEKEADKLKRNVRIHLPKSLFLPVPRSDLLELLSVQDKVANRAKDIAGLMLGRQMTIPQPMQPMILAFVQRVVDASEQALTAMNELDEILETGFGNREVNRVTAMIEVLEDIEHDTDRMQIEVRRTLFKLEKDLPPVDVMFLYTIIEWIGDVADRAERIGNRLEQLLAR; encoded by the coding sequence ATGTCGATAAACCCGTTTGTAAGTTTGTTTGGTCGTTCGCCCATTGGGCCAATGCAACAACATATAGCCAAAGCACACGAATGTGCCTCAAATTTAGTGCCTTTTTTTCAAGCCGTCATTGCGGAAGATTGGTCACGGGTAGAACTCGTGCAGCAAGAGATGTCTCGACTGGAAAAAGAAGCCGATAAACTCAAACGCAATGTGCGTATCCACTTACCTAAAAGCTTGTTTTTACCTGTGCCACGCTCAGACTTACTTGAGCTGCTCAGTGTACAGGACAAAGTTGCCAACCGCGCAAAAGACATCGCAGGCCTAATGCTAGGCCGGCAAATGACTATCCCGCAACCTATGCAGCCGATGATTCTAGCTTTTGTGCAACGTGTTGTTGATGCCAGCGAGCAAGCGCTGACAGCGATGAACGAGCTGGATGAAATTCTAGAAACAGGTTTTGGGAACCGCGAAGTAAACCGAGTCACCGCCATGATCGAAGTGCTTGAAGATATTGAGCACGACACCGATCGCATGCAAATTGAAGTGCGCCGCACACTCTTTAAATTGGAAAAAGATCTGCCGCCTGTTGACGTTATGTTTCTCTATACCATTATCGAATGGATTGGTGATGTCGCCGACCGCGCAGAGCGCATTGGCAACCGACTGGAACAATTACTTGCGCGCTAA
- a CDS encoding inorganic triphosphatase, whose amino-acid sequence MAKETEIKLRVSPESLATLCEHPVFATRNVGTWQTRELLNRYYDTDDFALANGQVALRIRRDGEQLIQTLKSKGASVAGLSERNEWDWYLKSNRLVLSHLDDSCWPESLRELDKKQLKAVFSTDFKRQFAELRWQREGVETVVEVALDQGVVIADKKQEAICEVELELRAGDPVALFELALELAADTALMPCDISKAERGYRLFDANSYSVAAEPAQLTAQTPLDEAFAAIAWQLLGNSQRLAEQYRFNGHWKLLEQWFQQLVGLRALLASLGHAVPRAASSALRGQLDALIESWRERVTEGAEEQAVRDAAPQAFAQELADTRWGVFSLQLALWLQDKQWQKKRTARGTRQGAAVLQNWLLQFLQDEATALQVNRYMRQPEDLAEQAPRLERLLVWLQLARDVTDLPDSDRLFGALRELHKLALQPITPEALVQRREHLGSVLSLNAWKQVLR is encoded by the coding sequence ATGGCTAAAGAAACCGAAATAAAGCTGCGTGTCAGCCCTGAAAGCCTTGCTACGCTGTGTGAGCACCCAGTTTTCGCAACGCGTAATGTTGGTACTTGGCAGACCCGTGAGCTGCTCAATCGGTATTACGATACGGACGATTTTGCCCTAGCAAATGGCCAAGTCGCGTTACGAATACGTCGCGATGGCGAACAATTGATCCAAACCTTGAAAAGTAAAGGCGCGAGTGTCGCTGGATTATCAGAGCGCAACGAGTGGGATTGGTACTTAAAAAGTAATCGTTTAGTGCTCAGCCACTTGGATGACAGCTGCTGGCCAGAGAGTTTGCGTGAACTGGATAAAAAACAGCTTAAAGCTGTGTTCAGTACCGACTTTAAACGCCAGTTTGCTGAGTTGCGCTGGCAGCGTGAGGGTGTTGAAACCGTGGTTGAGGTCGCACTTGATCAAGGCGTGGTGATTGCTGATAAAAAGCAGGAAGCAATTTGCGAAGTGGAGTTGGAGTTACGTGCTGGCGACCCAGTTGCATTATTTGAGCTGGCCCTAGAGCTAGCAGCAGACACGGCACTGATGCCTTGTGATATCAGTAAAGCTGAGCGTGGTTATCGTTTGTTTGATGCCAATAGCTACAGTGTTGCGGCAGAGCCTGCGCAACTCACTGCACAAACACCCTTAGATGAAGCCTTTGCGGCAATTGCTTGGCAACTGCTGGGCAACAGTCAGCGCTTGGCAGAGCAATACCGTTTTAATGGGCACTGGAAGCTATTAGAGCAATGGTTTCAACAGTTAGTTGGTTTGCGCGCTTTGTTGGCCAGCCTTGGACATGCAGTGCCGCGCGCAGCGAGCAGTGCTTTGCGTGGGCAGTTGGATGCGTTGATTGAAAGCTGGCGTGAGCGGGTGACTGAGGGGGCTGAAGAGCAAGCTGTGCGTGATGCTGCACCACAAGCCTTTGCACAAGAGTTGGCTGATACTCGTTGGGGTGTGTTTTCCCTGCAGTTGGCGCTGTGGCTGCAAGATAAACAGTGGCAGAAAAAGCGTACAGCACGTGGTACCCGTCAGGGTGCGGCCGTCTTGCAAAATTGGTTATTGCAGTTTTTGCAAGACGAAGCGACAGCCTTGCAAGTCAATCGTTATATGCGTCAGCCAGAAGACTTGGCTGAGCAAGCTCCGCGCCTTGAACGACTCTTGGTCTGGTTGCAACTGGCCCGTGATGTGACGGACTTACCAGACAGTGACCGTTTATTCGGTGCTTTACGTGAACTGCACAAGCTTGCATTGCAACCTATTACGCCTGAGGCATTAGTACAGCGTCGAGAACATTTAGGTTCTGTGCTCAGCCTCAATGCTTGGAAGCAAGTGTTGCGTTAA